The following nucleotide sequence is from Penaeus vannamei isolate JL-2024 chromosome 10, ASM4276789v1, whole genome shotgun sequence.
atttatttaataCTCTGGAGGTAGACATAACAAACCTGTAAATTGTCTTTTCTTCTGCATGTGTAACCACATTTGTGACACATGAATGGCTTgacattattatgtttatacatatgatcTCGTAGACGCTTGCTGTCTGCATACTGTTGGCCACACTGTTCACATTCATAGGGTTTTTCACCTGTGTGGCTACGGCGATGACGCCAAAGGCTACTTAGTGTTAAGGCACTGAAAGAAAGATTAGAGAAATTTTGATTCAATAAAGTAAAAAGATTACTAAATATTAACTCAATAAATCTGTTAACTggacatataaacataaaattttAAATATTACATCACTTGACATTTTGCACTTACTGGAAACCACAAGTTTCACAGATATAGGGGCGCTcctttgtgtgtgtccttatatGTTTGGCCAAAGCTGTCTTTTCTGTTGTAGCATAAGTACAATGGTCACACTTGAAGGGCTTATCAACGGTGTGACGACGGACCTGGACGAGCAATTTCAAGGTGAGTTTCCAGAAAATAATTACATTCTTAAACAAAAACACTGTGCGACTTCCattatccctgaccacaataaaatgataactagaTCCTTTCTCACTTTAAAAACTTTGGGATGATTCCCAGGcataaatacaacatatatacaagttATCAGGCTACTTGAACATTCACAGGAAACTGAATTATTTCACAATGAAgcaaaagaaagacaggaaaagaagacTTACAATATGAGCTTTTAGTTTGTATTCTGCAAGAGTGGAAAAGGCACAGTAGGGACAAGTAAGCGCTTCGGTGAGAGGCTGCCCATCAGCATCCCTTTGATGTTTGGAGGCCATGTGCTTAATAAGATTAAATTTCTGGCTGTACATCACTGGACAGGAGTCACACTGTAAAAGATCATGGAAGCCTTGATTTCaccgatattaataataaatgaatgctttcattttcatcattatccttttgatATCAAAGAAACCTAACATTAAATATTTGATTGTTCTGAAGAAAAGACAGCACAATGTAATCCTTaaatattagatattagatattTCAACATTCTTATAAATCTATATCTCAGAACCGAGAATAAATCCTTTATACAcgaccaaaaataaaaataaaagattgagAAACTACCTTGTACATAACCTCTTCCCCGAGATGTACCCGGAGATGGGTTTTAATTGTGGCGCGTGTCTTGAACTTCTTGCTGCATATTGCGCATATGTTGTTGTCTTTTGTTATGTGGGAGGAGGCATGTTTAACCAGTGTTCTTTGCAGGGGGCTATTAAAATCACACAGCTGACCtagataaaacaggaaaaaattgTGTAGTACAACATATAACAAGTACCATAGCACACATGAGTATATtatgaaattatatgtatacatctgtgtgtgtgtgtgtgtgtgtgtgtgtgtgtgtgtgtgtgtgtgtgtgtgtgtgtgtgtgtgtgtgtgtgtgtgtgtgtgtgtgtgtgcgtgtgcgtgtgcgtgtgcgtgtgcgtgtgcgtgtgcgtgtgcgtgtgcgtgtgcgtgtgcgtgcgtgtgggtgtgcgcgcgcgtgcgtgtgtgcatgtgcatgtgcatgtgcatatgtgtgcacgtgtgtgtgtgtgtctgtctgtagtaAATTCAATAGTAAACTGAGCATCATATTTCATGATAGGTATTATAATTCAAAACAACCAAAGATGCATCTGACTTACATTTGACTATAGTTCCAATCTCATGTTCTTCCCAGAGATGTAAAGTGAGTTTATCCAATGTCTTAAAGCCTCGGGGGCAGTGAGAGCATTCATGACTATCATCTTCCTCACTTTCAGCAGGATATTCTGGTATCTGATCTGGGCTTGATGGTGTGATACTGACAGGGCTTGCACATGTGTTTGTGGTTTCAGAAGATTCTTTAATGGTAGCAGAGGTGACAGAAGTTACGGTAGCAGTAGTAAGGCTACTGGTAGGTGTGACCATAGTAGTAGTTTCTGTTGATGAACACCTTGTAGAAAGGATAATGGAAGATGATGTACAAGGAATGTCATTTTCTTGTGATGGTAATGTGGATGTCATAGTACTATGACAGTTTGATCTGGAACTGGAAGACAGGGACACACTAGACGAGTCTACCATTGAAGCAGTTGTATAGGAGAGTTCAGGAGAATCTGACCATGTCGTTACACAGGAGGAGCTGCTGGGAGCCGTTGAATTTGAACTTGAAAAGATTAATTCTGATACTCCTGATCCATGATCCACAGTGGATGCACTGGAAgacagagtaggaggaggaactgCTGGGATGGTAGGTTGAATAACTACTGGACTGATATTGGGATTGGGTTGGGTAAGTATAGGTGTACTGATGACTGATGGAGCTGCTAGGACTGGGGCTGAAATGGGTGGCTGTGTTAGAAGGATGTTACTAGCAATGGTTGACTGTATGATTAGGGGAGTGGAAATACCAGAGTGTGAAATTCCTGAAGGATTAAGATCTGGAGTTGAAGATACAGATGAATGGGACACAAGAGGAACTGGAGTGAAAGATGATGTGACAAGTGAAGAAGGTGAAGAGACCCCAGAATGTGAGGTAACAGCTGAACTTGTTCTTGCAATAGTGGGAGATGTTGAAGCAATAGCAGTCTGTGTGGTGGGAAGGACAGTTGCCACTGAGCCTTGTGTCTGAACATGCACAGGAAGAAGAGATGACTGGCTGCTAACTGAGCTAGAAGTTCCTGTATAAGGTGCATTTGGAGAATATGATACTGATACTTCAGAGTCCAGAGACTGTGCTGAAAGTACCTGCATAGGGATAGTAGACAATGCTTGATGTGGCTGTGTTACATCAGACTGATTTAGAACAGttgtggaaagaagggagggttggATATATGGAGTAAAGGGTAATGATGGCTGTGTTAGCAAGGAAGCTGCATTTGGAATTGAAGAATGACCAAGTAATGTGCCAGGATTGGAGACTGAGGAATGTGTTAGGACAGGTATAGTGCTGGCACATGAAGCCTGACTAATAATGGGGGATGCCATGGTAACAGTTGCTAATGGAGGAATTGTAGCTTGACTAGTTAGTGATGAAGAGTCCACATGAATTGTTGAAGTGTGATCATGAGATATGTCTTGTGAGGAGTGTGGTAGAGAAAGTTGTGGATGTACTGTGTTGATGTTGGTTGCTTGCTGAACAAGAGGAATTCCTCCCGCACTCTCTGGCACCACCACCATCCAACTCTCCTTGGCATCACTGATGTTTGCTTCTTCCCCTGGGCTGTGGATAAAAAGAAACATTTCTAATCAAGACACTTCAAAACAATAGTTTTACAAATACATCTCACCTTTCCAATGAAACCTCTCTTATAAACAAGTATGAAATAAAGGCAGGAAAAATCATGGTGCTCATACAGTaccttataaaatatataacatgtTATTAAAAAATATCAGTAGCATCCACAATTAGAATTGCAGCTGGGTACACAATAGTATAAGATTGGAAGTCAAAATGTTCTGGCTGGGTGGTAACTTTACCACTTCTGAATATAATTTACAGTTTCATCAAACTAATGAATACTTAAATTTGGTACCACAAACTAAAATTCACTTCAGACTTCAtaatatgcatattatgtatagCTATATTGGTTCAAACATTGTTCATGAACAGACAAAATATATCCTTACTAGCCATGTTAAAGAAGACAAATTAAGGAAAATGAGAACTTCACTATCAATATACATATGGAGCACCAAtacttttttcttaattcaaaggcttatgatttatttgttttttggcaGCTATTCCTCTTGGCATGCCATATGACTATGTAAACTATAAATTATAAAACCACCAAACAAATACTTTATAGATCTTATTTCCTGAACAACAAGTACTCTTCCCCTTTCATGTTACTAAAGCTTATCCTTTAGTAACTGAATTTACCCAACCTTAAGCTACAACTGAGAATCAGATGCAGTACCTAGTTGCTTGAAGCGAAGGGCACACAGTTGACTGTCTCTGTGAAGTGTCTTGCAGAGATACACCACCAATGCTATCTTTAACTTTCAATCTAGCTCTGGACTCTGCTGAAGCCCTAAGAGACTTCCGAGATCGTATCCATCTTGGACTGACAGCCATCTTTGCATCTTCAGGCAGGAAAATACTGTCAACATCCACCACGGCCTGAGTAGGAGCTGTAATACCATATGAATTATGAATTCTCAAGCACTTCAGAAATGCAAATCCTTTTCTATTATATTTCTAATCTTATCTCCACAATTTATCAACTCATTTGCAGGTCATTAAAATCTTTAAATGTTTAAACCTGACTTAATTTGTCTTTCTTATAAATATCATTTCATATAGcactaaaaaaaatcacaaagtatTAATCTTACTCCCAGCTGCCTCTCCTGCTAGTGCTTCCAGCAACATAACAGTATTGTAAGCATCATCCGTGTCCCCCTCCAGAACACAACTGTTAGTTTGTCTTGGATCTCGCTGGCTTCGGTCATCTTTACCCACATTTACCATTCTGTTGTCATCATCTGAGGCATCAGGTTCACTAGTGAGGTTCAGAACGGCTCCACTATACACATCCCCATCAGACTTGCTGAAAACTTCACTGCATTCTGGTGGACGAGTCTTAAACACAAGAGAATTATCTTCTAGGACAGAACTTTCAAAAACTGAAGGAATATTATGCTTGACTTGATTACACTGAACAGCAAAAACATCTCCCTCTGCCCCTGGTGCTGTGCAGAGTTCACTGAAGGACATATTTGTGGATGACCCATGTGTACCAAGGTTTGTGTCCAGTTTCAAAGGCTCAGAATATTTAGGAGGATCTTGAAGAATATTCTGATCCTGTGGCTTCACAGTCAGCAGAGGTAGGGTAGTATGGTCAGCCAACCCACCACTGCTTTCCACAGTTCCTTCCAGTGTTACATGAGGACTCTCAGTCGGTACCTCTATCACATTTGGAGTTTCTGCTGCATAATGAATTTCACTAGGCGTCAGAAATTGAGACTCTAGGTCTGTCTGAAAACCAAACACTTGGAGAGAACGCACCAAAGCCAGAACATAGGGCAGGCGGTGGTGTGGCACCAACAATTCTCCACAGTACATGTATTCCACTACTGCTCGCAAGTCACCTGAAAACCAAAAATAATTTTAGGCGCAGAGTTGAAAAAATCCTAACCTAACTCATAAAAGCAGTAATCACTTTTCACCTGAAAATaactgtttttcatttttttgtcacATGTGTTGACTTTGAAACTAAAAGATTATCTGGTATTCACATCAAACATTCTTCTAAAATTAAAAAGACAAATTAATAGGCTGCATTGGTTCCTACTCACATTCATAGTAAAGCAATATTTCAATAATAGCTAAAAAGTTCTGTTacagacaaaaaaacatacaaaatttcAATTGCATTTTCCTTTATCTGATATTTTCTGACTTGCTTTAACCTTTTGGAACTGGAGATGGCAAGAGCATATAGCTTATGTCATGCTATTGTGAGTTTAGTTGATGAattgtgtttacacatagatATCATTATAAGTGTCCCATCTAgaaagtttcttttttcttttatttcatattactatcagtatcattaataacattacaacaattgtaatgtcaataacaataacagcatcaatatcaatagcattagaaaaaaaaatatcaaaaactcACAGAAAGGGGAAATCACGTGAGCTCACATAGGCCTATTAAATGATCTTTTGGTGGCTTATCACTCGTggaaccatctatgtgtaaacataattaattaaataaacttACAGTAAGCTTTACACATTCACAATGGCACTGGgttacatgaaatatatacatgtatctaataACCATATTCTGCACTGCATGATATTCACACAGCCTTTAAACAGTGTACACACTTTTGAAAAACTCGAAACGCTCTCCTTCAAACCTGAAATTGGTGTTAGTTGTCCCCCATTCTGAATAGTGAAAAGCTGTAATCTGAAATGAGCCCTCAGAATATCCAATCAATGACACTTTTTCAAACCAAACTGAAACTATGGCCCACTAATGATTACATTTCCAGTCTTTCACATTCAATAACTTTTACATGCTATCTCCTCAACTTACTTGGGGTGATGGGTGTTCCGAGATTTACGGAGGACATCTGTAGTTCCACCATCCCTGCACCTAGAGACTGCAAGCGCTCCCAGAAGAAATGACTTCCTGCTGCCAAAACAACCTTATGAGCATAGATATGTGCTTGGTCACACACCAATCTGACATCCAGCATACTAGATTGTGCATAGAGACGATGCAAGCTGTTAGCCAGAACTATGCTATGGCTACTCCAAGATAGACGATCGCCAACACCAGTCGCCATCGCTTCTCTGATGATCTGGT
It contains:
- the LOC113820840 gene encoding uncharacterized protein isoform X1 is translated as MATGVGDRLSWSSHSIVLANSLHRLYAQSSMLDVRLVCDQAHIYAHKVVLAAGSHFFWERLQSLGAGMVELQMSSVNLGTPITPSDLRAVVEYMYCGELLVPHHRLPYVLALVRSLQVFGFQTDLESQFLTPSEIHYAAETPNVIEVPTESPHVTLEGTVESSGGLADHTTLPLLTVKPQDQNILQDPPKYSEPLKLDTNLGTHGSSTNMSFSELCTAPGAEGDVFAVQCNQVKHNIPSVFESSVLEDNSLVFKTRPPECSEVFSKSDGDVYSGAVLNLTSEPDASDDDNRMVNVGKDDRSQRDPRQTNSCVLEGDTDDAYNTVMLLEALAGEAAGTPTQAVVDVDSIFLPEDAKMAVSPRWIRSRKSLRASAESRARLKVKDSIGGVSLQDTSQRQSTVCPSLQATSPGEEANISDAKESWMVVVPESAGGIPLVQQATNINTVHPQLSLPHSSQDISHDHTSTIHVDSSSLTSQATIPPLATVTMASPIISQASCASTIPVLTHSSVSNPGTLLGHSSIPNAASLLTQPSLPFTPYIQPSLLSTTVLNQSDVTQPHQALSTIPMQVLSAQSLDSEVSVSYSPNAPYTGTSSSVSSQSSLLPVHVQTQGSVATVLPTTQTAIASTSPTIARTSSAVTSHSGVSSPSSLVTSSFTPVPLVSHSSVSSTPDLNPSGISHSGISTPLIIQSTIASNILLTQPPISAPVLAAPSVISTPILTQPNPNISPVVIQPTIPAVPPPTLSSSASTVDHGSGVSELIFSSSNSTAPSSSSCVTTWSDSPELSYTTASMVDSSSVSLSSSSRSNCHSTMTSTLPSQENDIPCTSSSIILSTRCSSTETTTMVTPTSSLTTATVTSVTSATIKESSETTNTCASPVSITPSSPDQIPEYPAESEEDDSHECSHCPRGFKTLDKLTLHLWEEHEIGTIVKCQLCDFNSPLQRTLVKHASSHITKDNNICAICSKKFKTRATIKTHLRVHLGEEVMYKCDSCPVMYSQKFNLIKHMASKHQRDADGQPLTEALTCPYCAFSTLAEYKLKAHIVRRHTVDKPFKCDHCTYATTEKTALAKHIRTHTKERPYICETCGFHALTLSSLWRHRRSHTGEKPYECEQCGQQYADSKRLRDHMYKHNNVKPFMCHKCGYTCRRKDNLQTHLQKMHKLEDQKGGVVSESTAPSSGKAKRAKGNSMARSSSSTVKSASETSSDISETPQMSNLDDVKVKVGPDASKLQVWADHSYEARGDSGSLLVSSTGQIVSCAGGEVDPASGRDLGSSHRTYTTTTIPAQTIQPAAPGCLGMSGATPALQLSYLLPVTAQADPNITLGTSAEGVILVGQTDVSHTSKPFM
- the LOC113820840 gene encoding uncharacterized protein isoform X2 translates to MATGVGDRLSWSSHSIVLANSLHRLYAQSSMLDVRLVCDQAHIYAHKVVLAAGSHFFWERLQSLGAGMVELQMSSVNLGTPITPSDLRAVVEYMYCGELLVPHHRLPYVLALVRSLQVFGFQTDLESQFLTPSEIHYAAETPNVIEVPTESPHVTLEGTVESSGGLADHTTLPLLTVKPQDQNILQDPPKYSEPLKLDTNLGTHGSSTNMSFSELCTAPGAEGDVFAVQCNQVKHNIPSVFESSVLEDNSLVFKTRPPECSEVFSKSDGDVYSGAVLNLTSEPDASDDDNRMVNVGKDDRSQRDPRQTNSCVLEGDTDDAYNTVMLLEALAGEAAGTPTQAVVDVDSIFLPEDAKMAVSPRWIRSRKSLRASAESRARLKVKDSIGGVSLQDTSQRQSTVCPSLQATSPGEEANISDAKESWMVVVPESAGGIPLVQQATNINTVHPQLSLPHSSQDISHDHTSTIHVDSSSLTSQATIPPLATVTMASPIISQASCASTIPVLTHSSVSNPGTLLGHSSIPNAASLLTQPSLPFTPYIQPSLLSTTVLNQSDVTQPHQALSTIPMQVLSAQSLDSEVSVSYSPNAPYTGTSSSVSSQSSLLPVHVQTQGSVATVLPTTQTAIASTSPTIARTSSAVTSHSGVSSPSSLVTSSFTPVPLVSHSSVSSTPDLNPSGISHSGISTPLIIQSTIASNILLTQPPISAPVLAAPSVISTPILTQPNPNISPVVIQPTIPAVPPPTLSSSASTVDHGSGVSELIFSSSNSTAPSSSSCVTTWSDSPELSYTTASMVDSSSVSLSSSSRSNCHSTMTSTLPSQENDIPCTSSSIILSTRCSSTETTTMVTPTSSLTTATVTSVTSATIKESSETTNTCASPVSITPSSPDQIPEYPAESEEDDSHECSHCPRGFKTLDKLTLHLWEEHEIGTIVKCQLCDFNSPLQRTLVKHASSHITKDNNICAICSKKFKTRATIKTHLRVHLGEEVMYKCDSCPVMYSQKFNLIKHMASKHQRDADGQPLTEALTCPYCAFSTLAEYKLKAHIVRRHTVDKPFKCDHCTYATTEKTALAKHIRTHTKERPYICETCGFHALTLSSLWRHRRSHTGEKPYECEQCGQQYADSKRLRDHMYKHNNVKPFMCHKCGYTCRRKDNLQTHLQKMHKLEDQKGGVVSESTAPSSGKAKRAKGNSMARSSSSTVKSASETSSDISETPQMSNLDDVKVKVGPDASKLQVWADHSYEARGDSGSLLVSSTGQIVSCAGGEVDPASGRDLGSSHRTYTTTTIPAQTIQPPGCLGMSGATPALQLSYLLPVTAQADPNITLGTSAEGVILVGQTDVSHTSKPFM